The proteins below are encoded in one region of Oenanthe melanoleuca isolate GR-GAL-2019-014 chromosome 4A, OMel1.0, whole genome shotgun sequence:
- the OGT gene encoding UDP-N-acetylglucosamine--peptide N-acetylglucosaminyltransferase 110 kDa subunit isoform X1 codes for MATSVGNVADSTEPTKRMLSFQGLAELAHREYQAGDFEAAERHCMQLWRQEPDNTGVLLLLSSIHFQCRRLDRSAHFSTLAIKQNPLLAEAYSNLGNVYKERGQLQEAIEHYRHALRLKPDFIDGYINLAAALVAAGDMEGAVQAYVSALQYNPDLYCVRSDLGNLLKALGRLEEAKACYLKAIETQPNFAVAWSNLGCVFNAQGEIWLAIHHFEKAVTLDPNFLDAYINLGNVLKEARIFDRAVAAYLRALSLSPNHAVVHGNLACVYYEQGLIDLAIDTYRRAIELQPHFPDAYCNLANALKEKGSVVEAEECYNTALRLCPTHADSLNNLANIKREQGNIEEAVRLYRKALEVFPEFAAAHSNLASVLQQQGKLQEALMHYKEAIRISPTFADAYSNMGNTLKEMQDVQGALQCYTRAIQINPAFADAHSNLASIHKDSGNIPEAIASYRTALKLKPDFPDAYCNLAHCLQIVCDWTDYDERMKKLVSIVADQLEKNRLPSVHPHHSMLYPLSHSFRKAIAERHGNLCLDKINVLHKPPYEHPKDLKASEGRLRIGYVSSDFGNHPTSHLMQSIPGMHNPDKFEVFCYALSPDDGTNFRVKVMAEANNFIDLSQIPCNGKAADRIHQDGIHILINMNGYTKGARNELFALRPAPIQAMWLGYPGTSGALFMDYIITDKETSPVEVAEQYSEKLAYMPNTFFIGDHANMFPHLKKKAVIDFKSNGHIYDNRIVLNGIDLKAFLDSLPDVKIVKMKCPDSCDNADGNAALSMPVIPMNTIAEAVIEMINRGQIQITINGFNISNGLATTQINNKAATGEEVPRTIIVTTRSQYGLPEDAVVYCNFNQLYKIDPSTLQMWANILKRVPNSVLWLLRFPAVGEPNIQQYAQNLGLAQNRIIFSPVAPKEEHVRRGQLADVCLDTPLCNGHTTGMDVLWAGTPMVTMPGETLASRVAASQLTCLGCLELIAKSRQEYEDIAVKLGTDLEYLKKIRGKVWKQRISSPLFNTKQYTMDLERLYLQMWDHYAAGNKPDHMIKPVEASESA; via the exons ATGGCGACCTCCGTGGGGAACGTGGCGGACAGCACAG AACCAACGAAACGTATGCTTTCCTTCCAAGGGTTAGCGGAGTTGGCTCATCGTGAGTATCAGGCAGGAGACTTTGAAGCAGCAGAGAGACACTGCATGCAGCTCTGGAGACAGGAGCCTGATAACACTGGTGTGCTTTTGTTACTGTCATCCATTCACTTCCAGTGTCGCCGACTGGACAG GTCTGCTCATTTCAGCACTTTGGCAATCAAACAGAATCCACTGTTGGCCGAAGCCTACTCAAATCTGGGCAATGTGTACAAGGAGCGTGGACAGCTGCAGGAAGCAATTGAACATTACAGACACGCACTGCGCCTCAAACCAGATTTCATTGATGGATATATTAATTTGGCTGCTGCACTCGTAGCTGCAGGTGATATGGAAGGAGCAGTACAGGCATATGTGTCTGCCCTTCAGTACAATCCT gaCTTGTACTGTGTTCGTAGTGACCTGGGGAACCTGCTCAAAGCCCTGGGTCGCTTGGAAGAAGCCAAG GCGTGTTACTTAAAAGCAATTGAGACTCAACCAAACTTTGCAGTGGCATGGAGTAATCTTGGCTGTGTTTTCAATGCCCAAGGAGAAATTTGGCTTGCAATTCATCACTTTGAAAAG gctGTAACACTTGACCCAAATTTTTTGGATGCTTATATCAATCTGGGAAATGTTCTGAAGGAGGCAAGGATATTTGACAG agctgtggcagcttATCTGCGAGCCTTGAGTTTGAGCCCAAATCACGCAGTTGTTCACGGCAACCTTGCCTGTGTGTACTATGAGCAGGGCCTGATAGACCTGGCCATAGACACCTACAGGAGGGCCATTGAGCTCCAGCCCCACTTCCCTGATGCCTACTGCAACTTGGCCAATGCCTTGAAGGAGAAAGGCAGT GTGGTAGAAGCAGAAGAATGCTACAACACAGCCCTTCGACTTTGTCCCACTCATGCAGATTCTCTCAACAATCTGGCAAACATCAAGCGGGAGCAGGGCAATATTGAGGAAGCTGTCCGTCTGTATCGGAAGGCTCTTGAG gtaTTTCCAGAGTTTGCTGCAGCGCATTCAAATTTAGCAAGTGTTCTGCAACAGCAAGGAAAGTTACAGGAAGCTCTGATGCATTACAAAGAGGCTATTAG aatcagCCCCACGTTTGCAGATGCTTATTCTAATATGGGAAACACTTTGAAGGAGATGCAGGATGttcagggagctctgcagtgctaCACCCGTGCCATTCAGATAAACCCAGCTTTTGCTGATGCCCACAGCAACCTGGCCTCGATTCACAAG GATTCAGGGAATATACCAGAAGCCATTGCCTCTTACCGCACTGCTCTGAAACTTAAACCTGATTTCCCAGATGCCTATTGCAACTTGGCCCACTGTTTGCAG atTGTCTGTGACTGGACAGACTATGATGAAAGAATGAAGAAGCTGGTTAGCATTGTAGCTGAtcagctggagaaaaacagACTGCCCTCTGTACACCCACATCATAGCATGTTGTATCCCCTTTCTCACAGTTTTAGGAAGGCAATTGCTGAGAGACATGGAAATCTCTGTTTGGACAAG ATTAATGTTCTTCACAAGCCACCATATGAGCATCCCAAGGATTTGAAGGCCAGTGAAGGTCGACTTCGTATTGGCTACGTGAGCTCTGATTTTGGAAACCATCCAACCTCACACCTAATGCAGTCAATTCCAGGCATGCATAACCCAGACAAATTCGAG GTATTCTGTTATGCCCTGAGTCCTGATGATGGGACAAACTTCCGTGTAAAAGTGATGGCtgaagcaaataatttcattgaCTTATCTCAG ATACCATGtaatggaaaagcagcagaccGCATCCATCAGGATGGGATTCACATTCTCATTAATATGAATGGCTACACCAAAGGAGCCCGAAATGAATTGTTTGCCCTGAGACCAGCACCTATTCAG gcaatGTGGCTAGGGTATCCTGGAACCAGTGGGGCATTATTCATGGATTATATAATCACAGATAAAGAAACTTCACCAGTTGAGGTGGCTGAGCAGTATTCAGAAAAATTAGCTTACATGCCAAACACTTTCTTTATTGGAGACCACGCCAACATGTTCCCCCATCTGAAG aaaaaagcAGTCATTGATTTCAAGTCCAATGGTCATATTTATGATAACAGGATTGTTTTGAATGGCATTGACTTGAAGGCATTCCTTGACAGCCTTCCTGATGTCAAGATTGTTAAG ATGAAGTGTCCTGACAGTTGTGACAACGCTGATGGCAATGCTGCCCTCAGCATGCCAGTGATCCCTATGAACACCATTGCAGAGGCTGTGATTGAGATGATAAACCGTGGGCAAATTCAGATTACTATCAATGGCTTCAACATCAGTAATGGATTAGCAACTACTCAG atAAACAACAAAGCAGCAACTGGTGAAGAAGTTCCACGGACTATAATTGTTACCACACGTTCTCAGTATGGCTTACCAGAGGATGCTGTTGTGTACTGTAACTTCAATCAGCTCTATAAGATTGATCCTTCCACTTTGCAGATGTGGGCTAAT ATCCTAAAAAGAGTTCCCAACAGTGTGCTGTGGCTGCTACGTTTCCCAGCTGTAGGAGAGCCCAATATCCAGCAGTACGCACAAAACTTGGGTCTTGCCCAAAACCGAATCATCTTTTCACCTGTTGCCCCCAAAGAAGAACATGTGAGGAGAGGGCAGTTGGCTGATGTTTGTCTGGACACTCCCCTTTGCAATGGGCACACAACTGGCATGGatgtgctctgggctgggactcCAATGGTCACTATGCCAG gcGAGACTCTTGCCTCAAGAGTTGCTGCCTCACAGCTCACTTGCCTGGGTTGTCTTGAGCTCATTGCAAAAAGCAGGCAGGAGTATGAGGATATTGCTGTGAAACTGGGAACTGACCTGGAATA CCTGAAAAAAATCCGTGGCAAAGTGTGGAAGCAGAGAATATCCAGCCCTTTGTTCAACACGAAGCAGTACACGATGGACCTGGAGCGGCTGTACCTCCAGATGTGGGATCACTACGCTGCGGGCAACAAACCGGACCACATGATCAAACCAGTGGAGGCCAGCGAGTCTGCATGA
- the OGT gene encoding UDP-N-acetylglucosamine--peptide N-acetylglucosaminyltransferase 110 kDa subunit isoform X3 — protein sequence MATSVGNVADSTEPTKRMLSFQGLAELAHREYQAGDFEAAERHCMQLWRQEPDNTGVLLLLSSIHFQCRRLDRSAHFSTLAIKQNPLLAEAYSNLGNVYKERGQLQEAIEHYRHALRLKPDFIDGYINLAAALVAAGDMEGAVQAYVSALQYNPDLYCVRSDLGNLLKALGRLEEAKACYLKAIETQPNFAVAWSNLGCVFNAQGEIWLAIHHFEKAVTLDPNFLDAYINLGNVLKEARIFDRAVAAYLRALSLSPNHAVVHGNLACVYYEQGLIDLAIDTYRRAIELQPHFPDAYCNLANALKEKGSVVEAEECYNTALRLCPTHADSLNNLANIKREQGNIEEAVRLYRKALEVFPEFAAAHSNLASVLQQQGKLQEALMHYKEAIRISPTFADAYSNMGNTLKEMQDVQGALQCYTRAIQINPAFADAHSNLASIHKDSGNIPEAIASYRTALKLKPDFPDAYCNLAHCLQIVCDWTDYDERMKKLVSIVADQLEKNRLPSVHPHHSMLYPLSHSFRKAIAERHGNLCLDKINVLHKPPYEHPKDLKASEGRLRIGYVSSDFGNHPTSHLMQSIPGMHNPDKFEVFCYALSPDDGTNFRVKVMAEANNFIDLSQIPCNGKAADRIHQDGIHILINMNGYTKGARNELFALRPAPIQAMWLGYPGTSGALFMDYIITDKETSPVEVAEQYSEKLAYMPNTFFIGDHANMFPHLKKKAVIDFKSNGHIYDNRIVLNGIDLKAFLDSLPDVKIVKMKCPDSCDNADGNAALSMPVIPMNTIAEAVIEMINRGQIQITINGFNISNGLATTQLLGISGRYRKGMKMPSVFCLGGCNIVASTSVYTYQLNSCSG from the exons ATGGCGACCTCCGTGGGGAACGTGGCGGACAGCACAG AACCAACGAAACGTATGCTTTCCTTCCAAGGGTTAGCGGAGTTGGCTCATCGTGAGTATCAGGCAGGAGACTTTGAAGCAGCAGAGAGACACTGCATGCAGCTCTGGAGACAGGAGCCTGATAACACTGGTGTGCTTTTGTTACTGTCATCCATTCACTTCCAGTGTCGCCGACTGGACAG GTCTGCTCATTTCAGCACTTTGGCAATCAAACAGAATCCACTGTTGGCCGAAGCCTACTCAAATCTGGGCAATGTGTACAAGGAGCGTGGACAGCTGCAGGAAGCAATTGAACATTACAGACACGCACTGCGCCTCAAACCAGATTTCATTGATGGATATATTAATTTGGCTGCTGCACTCGTAGCTGCAGGTGATATGGAAGGAGCAGTACAGGCATATGTGTCTGCCCTTCAGTACAATCCT gaCTTGTACTGTGTTCGTAGTGACCTGGGGAACCTGCTCAAAGCCCTGGGTCGCTTGGAAGAAGCCAAG GCGTGTTACTTAAAAGCAATTGAGACTCAACCAAACTTTGCAGTGGCATGGAGTAATCTTGGCTGTGTTTTCAATGCCCAAGGAGAAATTTGGCTTGCAATTCATCACTTTGAAAAG gctGTAACACTTGACCCAAATTTTTTGGATGCTTATATCAATCTGGGAAATGTTCTGAAGGAGGCAAGGATATTTGACAG agctgtggcagcttATCTGCGAGCCTTGAGTTTGAGCCCAAATCACGCAGTTGTTCACGGCAACCTTGCCTGTGTGTACTATGAGCAGGGCCTGATAGACCTGGCCATAGACACCTACAGGAGGGCCATTGAGCTCCAGCCCCACTTCCCTGATGCCTACTGCAACTTGGCCAATGCCTTGAAGGAGAAAGGCAGT GTGGTAGAAGCAGAAGAATGCTACAACACAGCCCTTCGACTTTGTCCCACTCATGCAGATTCTCTCAACAATCTGGCAAACATCAAGCGGGAGCAGGGCAATATTGAGGAAGCTGTCCGTCTGTATCGGAAGGCTCTTGAG gtaTTTCCAGAGTTTGCTGCAGCGCATTCAAATTTAGCAAGTGTTCTGCAACAGCAAGGAAAGTTACAGGAAGCTCTGATGCATTACAAAGAGGCTATTAG aatcagCCCCACGTTTGCAGATGCTTATTCTAATATGGGAAACACTTTGAAGGAGATGCAGGATGttcagggagctctgcagtgctaCACCCGTGCCATTCAGATAAACCCAGCTTTTGCTGATGCCCACAGCAACCTGGCCTCGATTCACAAG GATTCAGGGAATATACCAGAAGCCATTGCCTCTTACCGCACTGCTCTGAAACTTAAACCTGATTTCCCAGATGCCTATTGCAACTTGGCCCACTGTTTGCAG atTGTCTGTGACTGGACAGACTATGATGAAAGAATGAAGAAGCTGGTTAGCATTGTAGCTGAtcagctggagaaaaacagACTGCCCTCTGTACACCCACATCATAGCATGTTGTATCCCCTTTCTCACAGTTTTAGGAAGGCAATTGCTGAGAGACATGGAAATCTCTGTTTGGACAAG ATTAATGTTCTTCACAAGCCACCATATGAGCATCCCAAGGATTTGAAGGCCAGTGAAGGTCGACTTCGTATTGGCTACGTGAGCTCTGATTTTGGAAACCATCCAACCTCACACCTAATGCAGTCAATTCCAGGCATGCATAACCCAGACAAATTCGAG GTATTCTGTTATGCCCTGAGTCCTGATGATGGGACAAACTTCCGTGTAAAAGTGATGGCtgaagcaaataatttcattgaCTTATCTCAG ATACCATGtaatggaaaagcagcagaccGCATCCATCAGGATGGGATTCACATTCTCATTAATATGAATGGCTACACCAAAGGAGCCCGAAATGAATTGTTTGCCCTGAGACCAGCACCTATTCAG gcaatGTGGCTAGGGTATCCTGGAACCAGTGGGGCATTATTCATGGATTATATAATCACAGATAAAGAAACTTCACCAGTTGAGGTGGCTGAGCAGTATTCAGAAAAATTAGCTTACATGCCAAACACTTTCTTTATTGGAGACCACGCCAACATGTTCCCCCATCTGAAG aaaaaagcAGTCATTGATTTCAAGTCCAATGGTCATATTTATGATAACAGGATTGTTTTGAATGGCATTGACTTGAAGGCATTCCTTGACAGCCTTCCTGATGTCAAGATTGTTAAG ATGAAGTGTCCTGACAGTTGTGACAACGCTGATGGCAATGCTGCCCTCAGCATGCCAGTGATCCCTATGAACACCATTGCAGAGGCTGTGATTGAGATGATAAACCGTGGGCAAATTCAGATTACTATCAATGGCTTCAACATCAGTAATGGATTAGCAACTACTCAG TTACTTGGAATTTCGGGGAGATATAGGAAGGGCATGAAAATGCCCAGTGTTTTTTGCCTTGGTGGTTGCAACATTGTGGCATCCACAAGCGTGTACACATACCAGTTAAATTCTTGCAGTGG atAA
- the OGT gene encoding UDP-N-acetylglucosamine--peptide N-acetylglucosaminyltransferase 110 kDa subunit isoform X2 translates to MATSVGNVADSTGLAELAHREYQAGDFEAAERHCMQLWRQEPDNTGVLLLLSSIHFQCRRLDRSAHFSTLAIKQNPLLAEAYSNLGNVYKERGQLQEAIEHYRHALRLKPDFIDGYINLAAALVAAGDMEGAVQAYVSALQYNPDLYCVRSDLGNLLKALGRLEEAKACYLKAIETQPNFAVAWSNLGCVFNAQGEIWLAIHHFEKAVTLDPNFLDAYINLGNVLKEARIFDRAVAAYLRALSLSPNHAVVHGNLACVYYEQGLIDLAIDTYRRAIELQPHFPDAYCNLANALKEKGSVVEAEECYNTALRLCPTHADSLNNLANIKREQGNIEEAVRLYRKALEVFPEFAAAHSNLASVLQQQGKLQEALMHYKEAIRISPTFADAYSNMGNTLKEMQDVQGALQCYTRAIQINPAFADAHSNLASIHKDSGNIPEAIASYRTALKLKPDFPDAYCNLAHCLQIVCDWTDYDERMKKLVSIVADQLEKNRLPSVHPHHSMLYPLSHSFRKAIAERHGNLCLDKINVLHKPPYEHPKDLKASEGRLRIGYVSSDFGNHPTSHLMQSIPGMHNPDKFEVFCYALSPDDGTNFRVKVMAEANNFIDLSQIPCNGKAADRIHQDGIHILINMNGYTKGARNELFALRPAPIQAMWLGYPGTSGALFMDYIITDKETSPVEVAEQYSEKLAYMPNTFFIGDHANMFPHLKKKAVIDFKSNGHIYDNRIVLNGIDLKAFLDSLPDVKIVKMKCPDSCDNADGNAALSMPVIPMNTIAEAVIEMINRGQIQITINGFNISNGLATTQINNKAATGEEVPRTIIVTTRSQYGLPEDAVVYCNFNQLYKIDPSTLQMWANILKRVPNSVLWLLRFPAVGEPNIQQYAQNLGLAQNRIIFSPVAPKEEHVRRGQLADVCLDTPLCNGHTTGMDVLWAGTPMVTMPGETLASRVAASQLTCLGCLELIAKSRQEYEDIAVKLGTDLEYLKKIRGKVWKQRISSPLFNTKQYTMDLERLYLQMWDHYAAGNKPDHMIKPVEASESA, encoded by the exons ATGGCGACCTCCGTGGGGAACGTGGCGGACAGCACAG GGTTAGCGGAGTTGGCTCATCGTGAGTATCAGGCAGGAGACTTTGAAGCAGCAGAGAGACACTGCATGCAGCTCTGGAGACAGGAGCCTGATAACACTGGTGTGCTTTTGTTACTGTCATCCATTCACTTCCAGTGTCGCCGACTGGACAG GTCTGCTCATTTCAGCACTTTGGCAATCAAACAGAATCCACTGTTGGCCGAAGCCTACTCAAATCTGGGCAATGTGTACAAGGAGCGTGGACAGCTGCAGGAAGCAATTGAACATTACAGACACGCACTGCGCCTCAAACCAGATTTCATTGATGGATATATTAATTTGGCTGCTGCACTCGTAGCTGCAGGTGATATGGAAGGAGCAGTACAGGCATATGTGTCTGCCCTTCAGTACAATCCT gaCTTGTACTGTGTTCGTAGTGACCTGGGGAACCTGCTCAAAGCCCTGGGTCGCTTGGAAGAAGCCAAG GCGTGTTACTTAAAAGCAATTGAGACTCAACCAAACTTTGCAGTGGCATGGAGTAATCTTGGCTGTGTTTTCAATGCCCAAGGAGAAATTTGGCTTGCAATTCATCACTTTGAAAAG gctGTAACACTTGACCCAAATTTTTTGGATGCTTATATCAATCTGGGAAATGTTCTGAAGGAGGCAAGGATATTTGACAG agctgtggcagcttATCTGCGAGCCTTGAGTTTGAGCCCAAATCACGCAGTTGTTCACGGCAACCTTGCCTGTGTGTACTATGAGCAGGGCCTGATAGACCTGGCCATAGACACCTACAGGAGGGCCATTGAGCTCCAGCCCCACTTCCCTGATGCCTACTGCAACTTGGCCAATGCCTTGAAGGAGAAAGGCAGT GTGGTAGAAGCAGAAGAATGCTACAACACAGCCCTTCGACTTTGTCCCACTCATGCAGATTCTCTCAACAATCTGGCAAACATCAAGCGGGAGCAGGGCAATATTGAGGAAGCTGTCCGTCTGTATCGGAAGGCTCTTGAG gtaTTTCCAGAGTTTGCTGCAGCGCATTCAAATTTAGCAAGTGTTCTGCAACAGCAAGGAAAGTTACAGGAAGCTCTGATGCATTACAAAGAGGCTATTAG aatcagCCCCACGTTTGCAGATGCTTATTCTAATATGGGAAACACTTTGAAGGAGATGCAGGATGttcagggagctctgcagtgctaCACCCGTGCCATTCAGATAAACCCAGCTTTTGCTGATGCCCACAGCAACCTGGCCTCGATTCACAAG GATTCAGGGAATATACCAGAAGCCATTGCCTCTTACCGCACTGCTCTGAAACTTAAACCTGATTTCCCAGATGCCTATTGCAACTTGGCCCACTGTTTGCAG atTGTCTGTGACTGGACAGACTATGATGAAAGAATGAAGAAGCTGGTTAGCATTGTAGCTGAtcagctggagaaaaacagACTGCCCTCTGTACACCCACATCATAGCATGTTGTATCCCCTTTCTCACAGTTTTAGGAAGGCAATTGCTGAGAGACATGGAAATCTCTGTTTGGACAAG ATTAATGTTCTTCACAAGCCACCATATGAGCATCCCAAGGATTTGAAGGCCAGTGAAGGTCGACTTCGTATTGGCTACGTGAGCTCTGATTTTGGAAACCATCCAACCTCACACCTAATGCAGTCAATTCCAGGCATGCATAACCCAGACAAATTCGAG GTATTCTGTTATGCCCTGAGTCCTGATGATGGGACAAACTTCCGTGTAAAAGTGATGGCtgaagcaaataatttcattgaCTTATCTCAG ATACCATGtaatggaaaagcagcagaccGCATCCATCAGGATGGGATTCACATTCTCATTAATATGAATGGCTACACCAAAGGAGCCCGAAATGAATTGTTTGCCCTGAGACCAGCACCTATTCAG gcaatGTGGCTAGGGTATCCTGGAACCAGTGGGGCATTATTCATGGATTATATAATCACAGATAAAGAAACTTCACCAGTTGAGGTGGCTGAGCAGTATTCAGAAAAATTAGCTTACATGCCAAACACTTTCTTTATTGGAGACCACGCCAACATGTTCCCCCATCTGAAG aaaaaagcAGTCATTGATTTCAAGTCCAATGGTCATATTTATGATAACAGGATTGTTTTGAATGGCATTGACTTGAAGGCATTCCTTGACAGCCTTCCTGATGTCAAGATTGTTAAG ATGAAGTGTCCTGACAGTTGTGACAACGCTGATGGCAATGCTGCCCTCAGCATGCCAGTGATCCCTATGAACACCATTGCAGAGGCTGTGATTGAGATGATAAACCGTGGGCAAATTCAGATTACTATCAATGGCTTCAACATCAGTAATGGATTAGCAACTACTCAG atAAACAACAAAGCAGCAACTGGTGAAGAAGTTCCACGGACTATAATTGTTACCACACGTTCTCAGTATGGCTTACCAGAGGATGCTGTTGTGTACTGTAACTTCAATCAGCTCTATAAGATTGATCCTTCCACTTTGCAGATGTGGGCTAAT ATCCTAAAAAGAGTTCCCAACAGTGTGCTGTGGCTGCTACGTTTCCCAGCTGTAGGAGAGCCCAATATCCAGCAGTACGCACAAAACTTGGGTCTTGCCCAAAACCGAATCATCTTTTCACCTGTTGCCCCCAAAGAAGAACATGTGAGGAGAGGGCAGTTGGCTGATGTTTGTCTGGACACTCCCCTTTGCAATGGGCACACAACTGGCATGGatgtgctctgggctgggactcCAATGGTCACTATGCCAG gcGAGACTCTTGCCTCAAGAGTTGCTGCCTCACAGCTCACTTGCCTGGGTTGTCTTGAGCTCATTGCAAAAAGCAGGCAGGAGTATGAGGATATTGCTGTGAAACTGGGAACTGACCTGGAATA CCTGAAAAAAATCCGTGGCAAAGTGTGGAAGCAGAGAATATCCAGCCCTTTGTTCAACACGAAGCAGTACACGATGGACCTGGAGCGGCTGTACCTCCAGATGTGGGATCACTACGCTGCGGGCAACAAACCGGACCACATGATCAAACCAGTGGAGGCCAGCGAGTCTGCATGA